A stretch of DNA from Thermoanaerobaculia bacterium:
GCACTGCACGGCGGTCTCGCGGAGCCCCGCCTTCCCCATGAGCGAGAGGTAGACGTTCGATGCCAGCGCCATGAGTCCCTGGTTCGTGCAGATGTTCGACGTGGCCTTCTCGCGGCGGATGTGCTGTTCCCGCGTCGAGAGCGTCAGGCAGAACGCCCGCCGGCCCTCCGCGTCGACCGTCTCGCCCGCGAGCCTCCCGGGCATCTGGCGCTTGTGGGCGTCGCGGCACGCGAGGAAGCCGAGCGCCGGCGCACCGTACGACATGGGCACGCCGAGCGACCGCGCCTCGCCGCACGCGATGTCGAGCCCGGCGTCGCCGGGCGGCGACAGGAGGGCCAGGGAAATCGCCTCGGCGACGACGCCGATCGCCATCGCACCGCAGGTGGCGGCCGCGTCGCGCGCCTCCTTCCAGCCGCGCACGCGCCCGAAGAAGTCGGGCGACTGGACGGCCACGGCGAAGGTCTGCGAGTCGCACGCTCCGGCGAGATCCCCGTCGTCGACCTCGACGACCTCGAAATGGAGATTCCCGAAATAGGTCCGCACCGTCTCGAGGTATTCCGGGTGGATGTTCTTCGAGAGAACGGCGCGGTGCCGTCCCTTCGCGAGGCGGCTCGCCATCAGGAGCGCCTCGACGAGCGCCGTCGCTCCTTCGTAGAGCGAGGCGTTC
This window harbors:
- the gcvPA gene encoding aminomethyl-transferring glycine dehydrogenase subunit GcvPA, yielding MKFLPSSDDERAEMLAAIGVGSLEELFGDVPAEFRTTRKPPIGRPLSEIEVRRDLGSVSARNAHARSHAHFLGAGCYHHYVPAIADQTLYREEWLSSYTPYQPEISQGTLQSIFEWQTHLAILTGMEVSNASLYEGATALVEALLMASRLAKGRHRAVLSKNIHPEYLETVRTYFGNLHFEVVEVDDGDLAGACDSQTFAVAVQSPDFFGRVRGWKEARDAAATCGAMAIGVVAEAISLALLSPPGDAGLDIACGEARSLGVPMSYGAPALGFLACRDAHKRQMPGRLAGETVDAEGRRAFCLTLSTREQHIRREKATSNICTNQGLMALASNVYLSLMGKAGLRETAVQCASKSEYLKEKIAAVPGYAIATGGPTFNEFAVRGPKPAPEIVAALAEKGILAGVPLSTWFPEREREFLVAVTEMNTKAEMDVYAAELSRIR